In one window of Nerophis ophidion isolate RoL-2023_Sa linkage group LG05, RoL_Noph_v1.0, whole genome shotgun sequence DNA:
- the LOC133553306 gene encoding uncharacterized protein LOC133553306 isoform X1 — MQKLRDRLRTPNTVQGTATGQKNAAKITRRVEMGWLLFESGMYHQVRTRKGGGSRNLSVQKSVTMGEVLETGKCLFFANGHSSKGLIEDFEFDICDYSHSPVPREVTVGQLYEQTKLKMLRVYTATKPNNILLLSDESSDMEPTQKTPLKARSRTMKTRSLRNKTRRLNEVDHPESSSDLDLSPSGSMQQNREQRRETISQSRSATPEMGNTELLHTQPTEDVGSHTQQSTRRHGSEDDCLTPVPSQDADQLLSDVSDSPLNPAIQQSLEDSEVKFGPIVGDDSDSQDTTLPWNPHDLSSMQHSTFNDGPVSSSCLPASPDPFDKEILILKLRRVNIVDYVLNVFMEPKVLNARLRMEFTNEKAMDSDGVSREAYSAFWDHFLDQCEGEDERVPRLRPDYSEKKWQALGRVWLKGYLDHKILPIRLSPAFVLACCKGVSSVDEELLMMSFARFLSENERVSLEKALQGTIDETVEEDLLDVFSRMGSHCLPPKNNLRAAILTMAHKALLQEPKFIIDCFHSSVHNAMPTLITTDNIMEIYESKRPTNKKVAQMIKSSLESLNPQEQTALNHLLRYVRSIDQRKLEIFLRFCTGSTVLCRHN; from the exons ATGCAGAAATTAAGAGACAGGTTAAGAACTCCTAATACTGTACAAGGCACCGCTACTGGCCAAAAAAATGCAGCCAAAATCACCCGGCGGGTTGAAATGGGATGGCTCCTCTTTGAGAGTGGAATGTATCACCAGGTTAGAACGAGAAAAGGAGGAGGATCACGGAATCTGTCGGTCCAGAAATCAGTGACTATGGGTGAAGTGTTGGAGACAGGCAAATGCTTGTTTTTTGCAAATGGGCATTCATCAAAAGGACTGATAGAAGACTTCGAGTTTGACATTTGTGATTACAGTCACAGTCCTGTGCCCCGTGAAGTCACGGTGGGCCAGCTGTACGAACAGACTAAACTAAAAATGCTACGCGTCTACACAGCCACCAAGCCTAACAACATTCTACTTCTCTCTGATGAATCATCGGACATGGAGCCAACACAGAAAACGCCGCTGAAG GCTAGGTCTAGGACAATGAAGACACGATCCTTGAGGAACAAGACCAGGAGACTCAATGAAGTGGATCATCCAGAGAGCTCCTCTGATTTAGATCTATCTCCAAGTGGCTCAATGCAGCAAAACCGTGAACAA AGAAGAGAGACAATCAGCCAGTCAAGATCAGCAACTCCTGAGATGGGTAACACAGAGCTCCTGCATACACAACCTACTGAGGATGTTGGCAGTCATACTCAGCAGTCAACAAGAAGGCATGGATCTGAAGATGACTGTTTAACGCCTGTGCCAAGTCAAGATGCAGACCAGTTGTTAAGTGATGTCTCAGATTCCCCTCTTAATCCTGCCATTCAACAATCTCTTGAGGACTCTGAAGTGAAGTTTGGACCCATTGTTGGTGATGATAGTGATTCTCAAGACACCACACTTCCCTGGAATCCACATGACTTGAGCAGCATGCAG CATTCCACATTCAATGATGGTCCTGTATCATCAAGCTGTCTTCCAGCATCACCAGATCCATTTGACAAAGAAATCCTTATTTTGAAATTAAGACGAGTAAACATAGTCGATTATGTCCTTAATGTCTTCATGGAACCAAAAGTACTGAATGCTCGTCTAAGAATGGAGTTTACAAATGAGAAAGCTATGGACAGTGATGGTGTGTCAAGAGAGGCGTACTCCGCATTCTGGGACCACTTCTTGGACCAGTGTGAGGGGGAAGATGAACGAGTACCCAGGCTACGACCAGACTATTCTGAGAAGAAATGGCAAGCGCTCGGAAGAGTGTGGTTGAAAGGATACCTGGACCACAAAATCCTACCAATCAGACTGTCACCAGCCTTTGTTCTTGCCTGTTGTAAAGGAGTTAGCTCAGTGGATGAAGAACTATTAATGATGTCATTTGCCAGATTTCTTTCAGAAAATGAGCGTGTGTCGCTTGAAAAAGCACTACAGGGTACCATTGATGAAACTGTTGAGGAGGACTTACTTGATGTCTTCTCCAGAATGGGCTCACACTGCCTGCCCCCTAAAAACAATTTACGGGCTGCTATTTTAACAATGGCCCACAAAGCTCTTCTTCAAGAGCCAAAGTTTATAATTGACTGTTTCCACTCCAGTGTTCATAATGCTATGCCAACGCTCATAACCACAGACAACATAATGGAGATATATGAATCTAAGAGGCCAACTAACAAGAAAGTGGCCCAGATGATAAAATCATCACTTGAAAGCCTAAATCCACAAGAGCAGACTGCTCTTAACCACCTGCTACGGTATGTGAGAAGCATCGACCAAAGAAAATTGGAGATTTTCTTACGCTTCTGCACAGGATCTACTGTGCTGTGCAGACACAATTGA
- the LOC133553306 gene encoding uncharacterized protein LOC133553306 isoform X2 — protein MQKLRDRLRTPNTVQGTATGQKNAAKITRRVEMGWLLFESGMYHQVRTRKGGGSRNLSVQKSVTMGEVLETGKCLFFANGHSSKGLIEDFEFDICDYSHSPVPREVTVGQLYEQTKLKMLRVYTATKPNNILLLSDESSDMEPTQKTPLKRRETISQSRSATPEMGNTELLHTQPTEDVGSHTQQSTRRHGSEDDCLTPVPSQDADQLLSDVSDSPLNPAIQQSLEDSEVKFGPIVGDDSDSQDTTLPWNPHDLSSMQHSTFNDGPVSSSCLPASPDPFDKEILILKLRRVNIVDYVLNVFMEPKVLNARLRMEFTNEKAMDSDGVSREAYSAFWDHFLDQCEGEDERVPRLRPDYSEKKWQALGRVWLKGYLDHKILPIRLSPAFVLACCKGVSSVDEELLMMSFARFLSENERVSLEKALQGTIDETVEEDLLDVFSRMGSHCLPPKNNLRAAILTMAHKALLQEPKFIIDCFHSSVHNAMPTLITTDNIMEIYESKRPTNKKVAQMIKSSLESLNPQEQTALNHLLRYVRSIDQRKLEIFLRFCTGSTVLCRHN, from the exons ATGCAGAAATTAAGAGACAGGTTAAGAACTCCTAATACTGTACAAGGCACCGCTACTGGCCAAAAAAATGCAGCCAAAATCACCCGGCGGGTTGAAATGGGATGGCTCCTCTTTGAGAGTGGAATGTATCACCAGGTTAGAACGAGAAAAGGAGGAGGATCACGGAATCTGTCGGTCCAGAAATCAGTGACTATGGGTGAAGTGTTGGAGACAGGCAAATGCTTGTTTTTTGCAAATGGGCATTCATCAAAAGGACTGATAGAAGACTTCGAGTTTGACATTTGTGATTACAGTCACAGTCCTGTGCCCCGTGAAGTCACGGTGGGCCAGCTGTACGAACAGACTAAACTAAAAATGCTACGCGTCTACACAGCCACCAAGCCTAACAACATTCTACTTCTCTCTGATGAATCATCGGACATGGAGCCAACACAGAAAACGCCGCTGAAG AGAAGAGAGACAATCAGCCAGTCAAGATCAGCAACTCCTGAGATGGGTAACACAGAGCTCCTGCATACACAACCTACTGAGGATGTTGGCAGTCATACTCAGCAGTCAACAAGAAGGCATGGATCTGAAGATGACTGTTTAACGCCTGTGCCAAGTCAAGATGCAGACCAGTTGTTAAGTGATGTCTCAGATTCCCCTCTTAATCCTGCCATTCAACAATCTCTTGAGGACTCTGAAGTGAAGTTTGGACCCATTGTTGGTGATGATAGTGATTCTCAAGACACCACACTTCCCTGGAATCCACATGACTTGAGCAGCATGCAG CATTCCACATTCAATGATGGTCCTGTATCATCAAGCTGTCTTCCAGCATCACCAGATCCATTTGACAAAGAAATCCTTATTTTGAAATTAAGACGAGTAAACATAGTCGATTATGTCCTTAATGTCTTCATGGAACCAAAAGTACTGAATGCTCGTCTAAGAATGGAGTTTACAAATGAGAAAGCTATGGACAGTGATGGTGTGTCAAGAGAGGCGTACTCCGCATTCTGGGACCACTTCTTGGACCAGTGTGAGGGGGAAGATGAACGAGTACCCAGGCTACGACCAGACTATTCTGAGAAGAAATGGCAAGCGCTCGGAAGAGTGTGGTTGAAAGGATACCTGGACCACAAAATCCTACCAATCAGACTGTCACCAGCCTTTGTTCTTGCCTGTTGTAAAGGAGTTAGCTCAGTGGATGAAGAACTATTAATGATGTCATTTGCCAGATTTCTTTCAGAAAATGAGCGTGTGTCGCTTGAAAAAGCACTACAGGGTACCATTGATGAAACTGTTGAGGAGGACTTACTTGATGTCTTCTCCAGAATGGGCTCACACTGCCTGCCCCCTAAAAACAATTTACGGGCTGCTATTTTAACAATGGCCCACAAAGCTCTTCTTCAAGAGCCAAAGTTTATAATTGACTGTTTCCACTCCAGTGTTCATAATGCTATGCCAACGCTCATAACCACAGACAACATAATGGAGATATATGAATCTAAGAGGCCAACTAACAAGAAAGTGGCCCAGATGATAAAATCATCACTTGAAAGCCTAAATCCACAAGAGCAGACTGCTCTTAACCACCTGCTACGGTATGTGAGAAGCATCGACCAAAGAAAATTGGAGATTTTCTTACGCTTCTGCACAGGATCTACTGTGCTGTGCAGACACAATTGA